A single region of the Nocardioides ochotonae genome encodes:
- the dapD gene encoding 2,3,4,5-tetrahydropyridine-2,6-dicarboxylate N-succinyltransferase, translated as MTDALPTTAWGHGLATLDTDGHVLDVWFPAPALGTPDGSEAPAELAAAAGEDSLRGVRTEVRTVEIGDLQAAPSSTEDVWLRLHLLSARLVRPHTISMEGVFGLLTNVVWTSAGPCAVQDFELTRARLRAAGQQVAVYGVDKFPRMVDYVVPTGVRIADADRVRLGAHLAEGTTVMHEGFVNFNAGTLGASMVEGRISAGVLVGDGSDVGGGASIMGTLSGGGKQVISVGERCLLGANSGLGISLGDDCVVEAGTYITAGTKVVVSDAFETEGKPRVVKALGLSGINNVLFRRNSITGAIEAVPWKSERVELNAALHAN; from the coding sequence GTGACTGACGCCCTTCCGACCACTGCCTGGGGCCACGGCCTCGCCACCCTCGACACCGACGGCCACGTCCTGGACGTGTGGTTCCCGGCCCCGGCCCTCGGGACGCCCGACGGCAGCGAGGCGCCGGCCGAGCTCGCCGCGGCCGCCGGGGAGGACTCGCTGCGCGGCGTGCGCACCGAGGTCCGCACCGTCGAGATCGGTGACCTCCAGGCCGCCCCGAGCTCCACCGAGGACGTCTGGCTACGCCTGCACCTGCTCTCGGCGCGCCTCGTACGCCCGCACACGATCTCGATGGAGGGCGTCTTCGGGCTGCTCACGAACGTCGTGTGGACCTCCGCCGGGCCGTGCGCGGTCCAGGACTTCGAGCTGACCCGCGCCCGGCTGCGCGCCGCCGGCCAGCAGGTCGCGGTGTACGGCGTGGACAAGTTCCCCCGGATGGTCGACTACGTCGTGCCCACCGGCGTCCGCATCGCCGACGCCGACCGGGTCCGCCTCGGCGCCCACCTGGCCGAGGGCACCACGGTCATGCACGAGGGCTTCGTGAACTTCAACGCCGGCACGTTGGGCGCCTCGATGGTCGAGGGCCGGATCTCCGCGGGCGTCCTCGTCGGCGACGGCTCCGACGTCGGCGGCGGGGCCTCGATCATGGGCACCCTCTCCGGCGGCGGCAAGCAGGTCATCTCCGTCGGCGAGCGCTGCCTGCTGGGCGCCAACTCCGGCCTCGGCATCTCCCTGGGCGACGACTGCGTCGTGGAGGCCGGCACCTACATCACCGCCGGCACCAAGGTCGTGGTCTCCGACGCCTTCGAGACCGAGGGCAAGCCGCGCGTCGTCAAGGCCCTCGGCCTCTCCGGCATCAACAACGTGCTGTTCCGCCGCAACTCGATCACCGGGGCGATCGAGGCCGTGCCGTGGAAGAGCGAGCGCGTCGAGCTGAACGCCGCGCTGCACGCCAACTGA
- a CDS encoding oxidoreductase encodes MSVQFPYLMASGRIGPMALSNRIVLPAMDMNVSEHGEIEQAEIDHYVARAAGGAGLVITGACAIAFPHGAASMKEPGLSDDRYIPGLKALADAIHAAGSKLCIQSTHHGKVARVDVANDRPVLAPNQPDYSYDMSALADSTPSELARMGAATAGKPIVYKDMTHEDIAWLVSTWADAAERVAKADADAIEIHVAHGYILGVFLNQRDNLRTDEYGGPLVNRARLACEVISAVKERVGDRLAVLVRVSGEEYGQEGGLTLDEAVEAAQLFEAAGADAIHVTGWGRNPFDNFTDGPLPAKVGAYLDNAAEIKKHVGVPVIAVGRMLPEVAERAIAKGQIDYAAMGRQLLADPELPNKIRDGRFDEVRPCINCYLCVAENFFDDTPFCAVNPALGNEALLPLKPASETKHVVVVGAGPGGLESARVLTERGHRVTVIDKSDRLGGTMWFSTMTTPDNERLLNWFRSEIQRLGIAVRLNTPATVETIRALNPDHVVVATGAVRPKPDFPGGDLPIVQTGDTLRALMLGTATADEAGPVLRTLGKLGRLSGLTKRPGVVRQLTKGFLPMGKDVVVIGGSLVGLELAEFLAERGRRVTLLHEQQQLGLPLAMPRRWTAVRHAKQHGVQIHRNVSVTRITEAGVEWTEGETSHSAPADMVIYADGTTAAAPLADELREAGFSVDVVGDAGEVNYIHGAIHSSWKATVDL; translated from the coding sequence ATGAGCGTCCAGTTCCCCTACCTGATGGCCTCGGGGCGCATCGGCCCCATGGCCCTGAGCAACCGCATCGTCCTCCCGGCGATGGACATGAACGTCTCCGAGCACGGCGAGATCGAGCAGGCGGAGATCGACCACTACGTCGCCCGCGCCGCCGGCGGCGCCGGCCTGGTGATCACCGGCGCCTGCGCGATCGCGTTCCCCCACGGGGCGGCCTCCATGAAGGAGCCCGGTCTCTCCGACGACCGCTACATCCCGGGTCTCAAGGCGCTCGCCGACGCGATCCACGCCGCCGGGAGCAAGCTGTGCATCCAGTCCACGCACCACGGCAAGGTGGCGCGTGTCGACGTCGCCAACGACCGCCCGGTGCTGGCCCCGAACCAGCCCGACTACAGCTACGACATGTCCGCCCTGGCCGACAGCACGCCGAGCGAGCTGGCCCGGATGGGTGCCGCGACGGCCGGGAAGCCGATCGTCTACAAGGACATGACGCACGAGGACATCGCCTGGCTGGTCTCCACCTGGGCCGACGCCGCCGAGCGCGTCGCCAAGGCCGACGCCGACGCGATCGAGATCCACGTGGCCCACGGCTACATCCTCGGCGTGTTCCTCAACCAGCGCGACAACCTGCGCACCGACGAGTACGGCGGCCCGCTGGTCAACCGTGCCCGCCTGGCGTGCGAGGTCATCAGCGCTGTCAAGGAGCGCGTCGGCGACCGCCTCGCGGTCCTGGTCCGGGTCTCCGGTGAGGAGTACGGCCAGGAGGGCGGCCTCACGCTGGACGAGGCGGTCGAGGCCGCGCAGCTCTTCGAGGCTGCCGGCGCGGACGCCATCCACGTGACCGGGTGGGGGCGCAACCCCTTCGACAACTTCACCGACGGTCCGCTGCCCGCCAAGGTCGGCGCCTACCTCGACAACGCGGCCGAGATCAAGAAGCACGTCGGGGTCCCGGTCATCGCCGTCGGCCGGATGCTGCCGGAGGTCGCCGAGCGGGCGATCGCCAAGGGCCAGATCGACTACGCCGCGATGGGCCGCCAGCTGCTGGCCGACCCCGAGCTGCCGAACAAGATCCGCGACGGGCGCTTCGACGAGGTCCGGCCCTGCATCAACTGCTACCTGTGCGTGGCGGAGAACTTCTTCGACGACACCCCGTTCTGCGCGGTCAACCCGGCGCTGGGCAACGAGGCGCTCCTGCCGCTGAAGCCCGCCTCGGAGACCAAGCACGTGGTCGTCGTCGGCGCCGGCCCCGGCGGCCTGGAGAGCGCCCGGGTGCTCACCGAGCGGGGTCACCGCGTGACCGTGATCGACAAGTCCGACCGCCTCGGCGGCACCATGTGGTTCTCCACGATGACCACGCCGGACAACGAGCGGCTGCTGAACTGGTTCCGCTCCGAGATCCAGCGCCTCGGCATCGCGGTGCGGCTGAACACCCCGGCCACGGTCGAGACGATCCGCGCGCTGAACCCCGACCACGTCGTGGTGGCCACCGGCGCGGTCCGTCCCAAGCCGGACTTCCCCGGCGGCGACCTGCCGATCGTGCAGACCGGTGACACCCTGCGTGCGCTGATGCTGGGCACCGCCACCGCCGACGAGGCCGGACCGGTGCTGCGCACCCTGGGCAAGCTCGGCCGGCTCTCCGGGCTGACCAAGCGGCCGGGCGTCGTACGCCAGCTGACCAAGGGCTTCCTGCCGATGGGCAAGGACGTCGTCGTGATCGGTGGTTCGCTGGTCGGTCTCGAGCTCGCCGAGTTCCTCGCCGAGCGGGGCCGCCGGGTGACCCTGCTGCACGAGCAGCAGCAGCTCGGCCTGCCGCTGGCGATGCCGCGCCGCTGGACCGCCGTACGCCACGCGAAGCAGCACGGCGTGCAGATCCACCGCAACGTCTCGGTCACCCGCATCACCGAGGCCGGCGTCGAGTGGACCGAGGGGGAGACCAGCCACTCCGCGCCCGCCGACATGGTCATCTACGCCGACGGCACCACCGCCGCGGCGCCGCTGGCCGACGAGCTGCGCGAGGCTGGGTTCAGCGTCGACGTCGTCGGTGACGCCGGCGAGGTCAACTACATCCACGGCGCCATCCACTCCTCGTGGAAGGCGACCGTCGACCTCTGA
- the dapC gene encoding succinyldiaminopimelate transaminase, translating to MSRTRVSSLLPDFPWDHLTVHAERARQHPDGIVDLSVGTPVDPTPKVAQQALCDAADSPGYPVTIGRATTRQAAIDWLERRHGVIGLGLDQVLPLIGSKELIASLPGHLGLGPGDLIVHPALAYPTYEVGTALCGATPMATDSLTALGPQVPALMWINSPSNPSGRVLGVDHLRKVVEWCRERGTILVSDECYIECSWEGEKPVSVLHPDVCGDSHEGILAVHSLSKRSNLAGYRCAFVAGDRDLVGELLAVRKNLGLQMPEPQQVVMKAALDDDAHALEQHARYAARRGVLRAGLEDAGFRVDHSEASLYLWSTRDEDCWDTVSWFAERGILVAPGAFYGAAGRRHVRVAFTATDERVAAAVERLRG from the coding sequence TTGTCGCGCACCCGCGTCTCCAGCCTGCTGCCCGACTTCCCCTGGGACCACCTGACGGTCCACGCGGAGCGGGCGCGTCAGCATCCCGACGGGATCGTCGACCTCTCCGTCGGCACCCCGGTGGACCCGACCCCGAAGGTCGCGCAGCAGGCGCTGTGCGACGCCGCGGACTCCCCGGGCTACCCGGTCACGATCGGGCGGGCCACGACGCGGCAGGCGGCGATCGACTGGCTCGAGCGCCGGCACGGGGTCATCGGCCTGGGCCTGGACCAGGTCCTGCCGCTGATCGGCTCCAAGGAGCTGATCGCCTCGCTGCCCGGGCACCTCGGTCTCGGGCCCGGCGACCTGATCGTCCACCCCGCGCTGGCCTACCCGACCTACGAGGTCGGCACGGCGCTGTGCGGGGCGACGCCGATGGCGACCGACTCGCTGACCGCGCTCGGCCCGCAGGTGCCGGCGCTGATGTGGATCAACTCGCCGTCCAACCCCAGCGGCCGGGTGCTCGGCGTCGACCACCTGCGCAAGGTGGTCGAGTGGTGCCGCGAGCGCGGCACGATCCTGGTCTCCGACGAGTGCTACATCGAGTGCTCGTGGGAGGGGGAGAAGCCGGTCTCGGTGCTCCACCCGGACGTCTGCGGCGACTCCCACGAGGGCATCCTCGCGGTGCACTCGCTGTCGAAGCGCTCCAACCTGGCCGGCTACCGCTGCGCGTTCGTCGCCGGTGACCGCGACCTGGTGGGCGAGCTGCTCGCGGTGCGCAAGAACCTCGGCCTGCAGATGCCCGAGCCTCAGCAGGTCGTGATGAAGGCGGCGCTCGACGACGACGCGCACGCCCTCGAGCAGCACGCCCGGTACGCCGCGCGCCGCGGCGTACTGCGGGCGGGCCTGGAGGACGCCGGCTTCCGCGTCGACCATTCCGAGGCGTCGCTCTACCTGTGGTCCACCCGCGACGAGGACTGCTGGGACACCGTGTCCTGGTTCGCCGAGCGCGGCATCCTGGTCGCCCCCGGTGCGTTCTACGGCGCCGCCGGGCGCCGGCACGTGCGGGTGGCCTTCACCGCCACCGACGAGCGGGTCGCCGCCGCGGTCGAGCGCCTGCGCGGCTGA
- a CDS encoding mycothiol transferase: MSDMWLDPAEDPRDYSPARGEKGTVLQYLRNYRLTFELKCQDLDAEQMARRAVPPSTLSLLGLLRHLAQMEHHWSVRVLRGVDTPQLFKTPEDREADLHGGSADPAVVEEAWATWRQAGAEADAVYAAEDWDRLLGDPGTPEEERTEVRDVIVHVLEEYARHVGHADLLRECLDGRTGQ; encoded by the coding sequence ATGAGTGACATGTGGCTCGACCCCGCCGAGGATCCCCGCGACTACTCCCCCGCCCGCGGCGAGAAGGGGACGGTGCTGCAGTACCTGCGCAACTACCGCCTGACCTTCGAGCTGAAGTGCCAGGACCTCGACGCCGAGCAGATGGCCCGGCGCGCGGTGCCGCCGTCCACGCTCTCGCTGCTCGGGCTGCTGCGCCACCTCGCCCAGATGGAGCACCACTGGTCGGTGCGGGTCCTGCGCGGCGTGGACACGCCCCAGCTCTTCAAGACCCCCGAGGACCGGGAGGCCGACCTGCACGGCGGCAGCGCGGACCCGGCCGTGGTCGAGGAGGCCTGGGCGACCTGGCGACAGGCCGGCGCCGAGGCCGACGCGGTGTACGCCGCAGAGGACTGGGACCGCCTCCTCGGCGATCCGGGCACCCCGGAGGAGGAGCGCACCGAGGTCCGCGACGTGATCGTGCACGTGCTCGAGGAGTACGCCCGCCACGTCGGGCACGCGGACCTGCTGCGCGAGTGCCTGGACGGGCGCACCGGGCAGTAA
- the ileS gene encoding isoleucine--tRNA ligase, with protein sequence MTYPKVSTAGHDAVPSSPRFPEIEKKVLAYWDEDGTFTASVEARDPGADGANEFVFYDGPPFANGLPHYGHLLTGYVKDIVPRYQTMRGKRVERRFGWDTHGLPAELEAMRLNGIKTTDEIVEMGIDKFNDACRASVLKYAGEWRDYVTRQARWVDFDNDYKTFNPSYMESVIWAFKTLHDKGLVYEGFRVLPYCWNDETPLSNHELRMDDDVYKDRQDPAVTVGYPLEATGEDPVLDGAHILIWTTTPWTLPSNLAVMVGSDIDYVVVEAPVPGTEKTARYLLAEARLPAYRRELADAEGEFTVLGRYRGSDLLGRRYTPPFGYYLGHENAFRVVAADDAVTTTDGTGVVHTAGAFGEVDKEVTDREGIEAVMPVGKDGRFTHPVEEYAGVLVFDANLQIIDHLKAATRGEGERGSVTEGTILLRRETYDHSYPHCWRCREPLIYKGVSSWFVEVTAFKDRMVELNQQIRWVPEHIKDGQFGKWLENARDWSITRNRFWGSPVPVWKSDDPAYPRLDVYGSFEEIERDFGRIPRGADGEPNLHRPFVDDLVRPNPDDPTGRSMMRRVPDVLDVWFDSGSMSFAQNHYPFENRDWFDGTAEKQGHFPGDFIVEYIGQTRGWFYTLHVLATALFDKPAFRSCISHGIVLGSDGNKMSKSLRNYPDVSEVFDRDGADAMRWFLMASPILRGGNLVVTEQGIRDSVRQVMIPLWNSWYFFQLYANAANDGAGHEATRSTTSSDPLDRYLLAKTRQYVATMTEQLDAYAIADACETTRGFIDVLTNWYIRRSRDRFWEASPEAFDTLATVLEVVTRTVAPLLPMTAEEIWRGLTGGRSVHLTDWPTPEELPADDALVAAMDQVREVCSAASALRKASGLRNRLPLASLTVVVEDAAALAGFTSIVADELNVKQVRLLDAASDEASAYGVEQKLTVHARAAGPRLGKDVQRAIKGSKSGDWSVAEDGTVTAGGLVLQEGEYTLETVAGTTGDDTALGMLAGGGFVVLDTAVTPELAAEGLARDLVRAVQQARREAGLEVSDRIALTIAGSGAVQDAARTHEKLVAGETLATSYDVSDAVDGAGTDAVTTVTVGDGEQARLVIRKA encoded by the coding sequence ATGACCTACCCCAAGGTCTCCACCGCCGGCCACGACGCCGTCCCCTCCAGCCCTCGCTTCCCCGAGATCGAGAAGAAGGTCCTGGCCTACTGGGACGAGGACGGCACGTTCACGGCCAGCGTCGAGGCGCGCGACCCGGGGGCCGACGGCGCCAACGAGTTCGTCTTCTACGACGGCCCGCCGTTCGCCAACGGGCTGCCGCACTACGGCCACCTGCTCACCGGCTACGTCAAGGACATCGTCCCGCGCTACCAGACGATGCGCGGCAAGCGCGTCGAGCGCCGCTTCGGCTGGGACACCCACGGCCTGCCCGCCGAGCTCGAGGCGATGCGCCTCAACGGCATCAAGACCACCGACGAGATCGTCGAGATGGGCATCGACAAGTTCAACGACGCCTGCCGCGCCTCGGTGCTGAAGTACGCCGGCGAGTGGCGCGACTACGTGACCCGCCAGGCCCGCTGGGTCGACTTCGACAACGACTACAAGACGTTCAACCCCTCCTACATGGAGAGCGTCATCTGGGCGTTCAAGACCCTGCACGACAAGGGCCTGGTCTACGAGGGCTTCCGGGTGCTGCCCTACTGCTGGAACGACGAGACGCCGCTGTCCAACCACGAGCTGCGCATGGACGACGACGTCTACAAGGACCGCCAGGACCCGGCCGTCACCGTCGGCTACCCGCTCGAGGCGACGGGTGAGGACCCGGTGCTCGACGGCGCGCACATCCTGATCTGGACCACGACCCCGTGGACGCTGCCCTCCAACCTCGCGGTGATGGTCGGCTCCGACATCGACTACGTCGTGGTCGAGGCGCCGGTCCCGGGCACCGAGAAGACCGCGCGCTACCTGCTCGCCGAGGCCCGCCTCCCGGCGTACCGGCGCGAGCTCGCCGACGCCGAGGGCGAGTTCACGGTGCTCGGCCGCTACCGCGGCTCCGACCTGCTCGGGCGCCGCTACACCCCGCCGTTCGGCTACTACCTGGGCCACGAGAACGCCTTCCGCGTGGTCGCCGCCGACGACGCCGTCACCACCACCGACGGCACCGGCGTGGTGCACACCGCCGGGGCGTTCGGTGAGGTCGACAAGGAGGTCACCGACCGCGAGGGCATCGAGGCGGTGATGCCGGTCGGCAAGGACGGCCGGTTCACCCACCCGGTCGAGGAGTACGCCGGGGTGCTGGTCTTCGACGCGAACCTGCAGATCATCGACCACCTCAAGGCCGCCACCCGCGGCGAGGGCGAGCGCGGCTCGGTCACCGAGGGCACCATCCTGCTGCGCCGCGAGACCTACGACCACTCCTACCCGCACTGCTGGCGCTGCCGCGAGCCGCTGATCTACAAGGGCGTCTCCTCGTGGTTCGTCGAGGTCACCGCGTTCAAGGACCGGATGGTCGAGCTCAACCAGCAGATCCGCTGGGTGCCCGAGCACATCAAGGACGGCCAGTTCGGCAAGTGGCTGGAGAACGCCCGCGACTGGTCGATCACCCGGAACCGGTTCTGGGGCAGCCCGGTGCCGGTGTGGAAGAGCGACGACCCGGCGTACCCCCGCCTCGACGTGTACGGCTCCTTCGAGGAGATCGAGCGCGACTTCGGCCGGATCCCGCGCGGGGCGGACGGCGAGCCCAACCTGCACCGTCCGTTCGTGGACGACCTGGTGCGCCCGAACCCCGACGACCCGACCGGGCGCTCGATGATGCGCCGCGTGCCGGACGTGCTCGACGTGTGGTTCGACTCCGGGTCGATGTCGTTCGCCCAGAACCACTACCCCTTCGAGAACCGCGACTGGTTCGACGGCACCGCCGAGAAGCAGGGCCACTTCCCGGGCGACTTCATCGTGGAGTACATCGGCCAGACCCGCGGCTGGTTCTACACGCTGCACGTGCTGGCCACGGCGCTGTTCGACAAGCCGGCGTTCCGCTCCTGCATCAGCCACGGCATCGTGCTGGGCAGCGACGGCAACAAGATGAGCAAGTCGCTGCGCAACTACCCCGACGTCAGCGAGGTCTTCGACCGCGACGGCGCCGACGCGATGCGCTGGTTCCTGATGGCCAGCCCGATCCTGCGCGGCGGCAACCTGGTCGTCACCGAGCAGGGCATCCGCGACTCGGTGCGCCAGGTGATGATCCCGCTGTGGAACAGCTGGTACTTCTTCCAGCTCTACGCCAACGCGGCGAACGACGGCGCGGGCCACGAGGCGACCCGCTCGACCACCTCGAGCGACCCGCTGGACCGCTACCTGCTGGCCAAGACCCGCCAGTACGTCGCGACGATGACCGAGCAGCTCGACGCCTACGCGATCGCGGACGCCTGCGAGACCACGCGCGGGTTCATCGACGTGCTCACCAACTGGTACATCCGCCGCTCGCGCGACCGGTTCTGGGAGGCCTCGCCGGAGGCGTTCGACACCCTCGCCACGGTGCTGGAGGTCGTGACCCGCACGGTCGCCCCGCTGCTGCCGATGACCGCGGAGGAGATCTGGCGCGGGCTCACCGGCGGCCGCTCGGTGCACCTGACCGACTGGCCGACGCCCGAGGAGCTGCCGGCCGACGACGCCCTCGTCGCCGCGATGGACCAGGTCCGCGAGGTCTGCTCGGCCGCCTCGGCGCTGCGCAAGGCCTCGGGGCTGCGCAACCGGCTGCCGCTGGCCTCGCTGACCGTGGTCGTCGAGGACGCCGCGGCACTGGCCGGGTTCACCTCGATCGTCGCCGACGAGCTCAACGTCAAGCAGGTCCGCCTGCTCGATGCCGCCTCCGACGAGGCCTCGGCGTACGGCGTGGAGCAGAAGCTCACCGTCCACGCCCGCGCCGCCGGGCCGCGGCTGGGCAAGGACGTCCAGCGCGCGATCAAGGGCTCCAAGAGCGGTGACTGGTCGGTGGCCGAGGACGGCACCGTGACCGCGGGCGGCCTGGTGCTCCAGGAGGGCGAGTACACCCTGGAGACCGTCGCCGGCACCACCGGCGACGACACCGCGCTGGGCATGCTCGCCGGCGGTGGCTTCGTGGTGCTCGACACCGCGGTCACCCCGGAGCTGGCCGCCGAGGGCCTGGCCCGCGACCTGGTCCGCGCGGTCCAGCAGGCCCGCCGCGAGGCCGGCCTCGAGGTCTCCGACCGCATCGCGCTCACCATCGCCGGCTCCGGCGCCGTCCAGGACGCCGCGCGCACCCACGAGAAGCTCGTGGCCGGGGAGACCCTCGCGACGTCGTACGACGTGAGCGACGCGGTCGACGGCGCCGGCACCGACGCGGTCACCACCGTGACCGTCGGCGACGGCGAGCAGGCGAGGCTGGTGATCCGCAAGGCCTGA
- a CDS encoding CotH kinase family protein: MPVRVSFLILLGLLAPAAPAATAVSAWDPPPRRASAALVELGAPVLRTAPAPHVRPRTPIVGERVTVSRQVPAPAGRQVRLEERRGGAWVTVARTRSDEARRVAMARAVRTPIRLRLVAPPVAGRPRWQSAARKVTPVAQRLAAHGPARVVVPRATGRADVVASATLSPARAGRVVALQHRRDGRWVEVARVRQGTAAALAFPEVTLPVGTHDLRVVATGPGRPAERRTGYALVVDSAPPRLDIVTEDGAGITSHEDYVRADLRLTHAGAAPDDREVLAESARLRVRGNTTAWIVDKLPYKIKLDRARSVLGMPASTDWVLLANFYDRSLMRNDLAFEVGRRLGVPWSARTVDVEVWLNGAYRGVYQLAEGIEVQPGRVEIETADPDRPAPDGGYLLEADQYADTDPSFRTSRGMQVFVKEPGDVAPAFVESVRAHLQGVEDALYSPDFTDPRTGYRSLVDLDSFAGWYLLNEIVKNVDSAFTGSVWLHRDLGGRLAMGPPWDFDRSAGNSRAWDLDDPTGWYLGRNFTQEPWTREPHPGTSPTPMTGPEGHWINRMLTDERFVGLVRERWREARPELLALPEYVARQRAHLADAAARNFAPKPGGAGMPLEPQFFEDPTDMIYRGTWEGEADALEAWIRARVAWLDLQLGAAG; the protein is encoded by the coding sequence GTGCCGGTCCGTGTCTCGTTCCTTATCCTCCTCGGCCTGCTGGCCCCCGCGGCGCCGGCGGCCACCGCTGTCTCCGCGTGGGATCCCCCGCCGCGGCGGGCGTCTGCCGCGCTGGTCGAGCTGGGCGCCCCGGTCCTGCGAACCGCGCCGGCACCCCACGTGCGGCCGCGCACCCCGATCGTCGGCGAGCGGGTGACGGTGTCGCGGCAGGTGCCCGCCCCGGCCGGCCGGCAGGTGCGCCTGGAGGAGCGCCGCGGAGGCGCCTGGGTCACGGTGGCGCGGACGCGCAGCGACGAGGCCCGGCGCGTGGCCATGGCACGCGCGGTGCGCACTCCGATCCGCCTGCGACTGGTCGCGCCGCCGGTCGCGGGTCGCCCCCGCTGGCAGTCCGCGGCCCGGAAGGTGACCCCTGTGGCGCAGCGCCTCGCCGCCCACGGTCCTGCGCGCGTCGTGGTGCCCCGGGCGACCGGACGCGCCGACGTGGTCGCGAGTGCGACCCTCAGCCCGGCGCGTGCCGGGCGGGTGGTCGCGCTGCAGCACCGGCGCGACGGCCGCTGGGTCGAGGTGGCACGCGTCCGCCAGGGCACCGCGGCCGCGCTGGCCTTCCCCGAGGTGACGCTGCCGGTCGGGACGCACGACCTCCGGGTCGTGGCCACCGGCCCGGGGCGGCCGGCCGAGCGGCGTACCGGGTATGCGCTGGTGGTGGACTCCGCCCCGCCGCGCCTGGACATCGTCACCGAGGACGGTGCGGGCATCACCAGCCATGAGGACTACGTCCGCGCCGACCTGCGCCTCACCCACGCCGGCGCCGCGCCGGACGATCGCGAGGTCCTCGCCGAGTCGGCACGGCTGCGGGTCCGAGGCAACACCACCGCCTGGATCGTCGACAAGCTGCCCTACAAGATCAAGCTCGACCGGGCCCGCAGCGTGCTGGGCATGCCGGCCTCGACGGACTGGGTGCTCCTCGCCAACTTCTACGACCGGTCGCTGATGCGCAACGACCTCGCCTTCGAGGTCGGCCGGCGTCTGGGCGTGCCGTGGTCCGCGCGGACCGTCGACGTGGAGGTCTGGCTCAACGGCGCCTACCGGGGTGTCTACCAGCTCGCCGAGGGCATCGAGGTCCAGCCGGGGCGCGTCGAGATCGAGACCGCCGACCCGGACCGGCCGGCGCCCGACGGCGGCTACCTGCTGGAGGCCGACCAGTACGCCGACACCGACCCGTCCTTCCGCACGAGCCGCGGCATGCAGGTCTTCGTCAAGGAGCCGGGTGACGTGGCCCCCGCGTTCGTGGAGTCGGTGCGCGCCCACCTCCAGGGGGTCGAGGACGCGCTCTACTCCCCGGACTTCACCGACCCCCGCACGGGCTACCGCTCCCTGGTCGACCTCGACAGCTTCGCGGGCTGGTACCTGCTCAACGAGATCGTGAAGAACGTCGACTCGGCGTTCACCGGGAGCGTGTGGCTCCACCGCGACCTCGGCGGCCGGTTGGCCATGGGTCCGCCTTGGGACTTCGACCGGTCCGCCGGCAACAGCCGGGCCTGGGACCTCGACGACCCGACCGGCTGGTACCTGGGCCGCAACTTCACCCAGGAGCCCTGGACGCGGGAGCCCCACCCGGGCACCTCGCCGACCCCGATGACCGGGCCCGAGGGCCACTGGATCAACCGGATGCTCACTGACGAGCGGTTCGTCGGGCTGGTCCGGGAGCGCTGGCGGGAGGCGCGCCCCGAGCTGCTCGCCCTGCCGGAGTACGTCGCCCGCCAGCGCGCCCACCTCGCCGACGCCGCGGCGCGCAACTTCGCCCCGAAGCCCGGCGGTGCGGGCATGCCGCTGGAGCCGCAGTTCTTCGAGGACCCCACCGACATGATCTACCGGGGCACCTGGGAGGGCGAGGCGGATGCCCTGGAGGCGTGGATCCGGGCGCGGGTGGCGTGGCTGGACCTCCAGCTCGGGGCCGCCGGCTAG
- a CDS encoding patatin-like phospholipase family protein: protein MVTRVALALGSGGARGYAHIGAVRALRERDCEIVAVAGTSMGALVGGLASAGHLEQFADWATSLQRRDVLRLLDPKLASPGVLAADRLLDAIQEIFSDVHIEDLPVPFTAVATDLAARREVWFQRGPLRAAVRASIAIPGVFTPAMINGRLLVDGGLTNPVPIDPTVGVPSDLTVAVSLTGPRRRVRDQVAPTRESAAPQRFEEWRSRLRRTVAGITGREDREDHEQELVPQPVRTSWGTDELPAELTMRDVTAQSFEAMQGVVARYRMAAVPADVVVTVPADACRSLDFHRAEELIVLGHRRTLDALDAAGV from the coding sequence ATGGTGACTCGCGTGGCTCTGGCCCTCGGCTCCGGCGGCGCTCGCGGCTACGCGCACATCGGTGCGGTCCGAGCACTGCGGGAGCGGGACTGCGAGATCGTCGCCGTCGCCGGCACCTCGATGGGGGCGCTGGTGGGCGGCCTGGCGAGCGCGGGGCACCTGGAGCAGTTCGCCGACTGGGCGACGTCGCTCCAGCGGCGCGACGTCCTGCGCCTGCTGGACCCGAAGCTCGCCTCGCCGGGGGTGCTCGCGGCCGACCGGCTGCTCGACGCCATCCAGGAGATCTTCAGCGACGTCCACATCGAGGACCTGCCGGTCCCCTTCACCGCGGTCGCGACCGACCTCGCCGCCCGGCGCGAGGTGTGGTTCCAGCGCGGCCCGCTGCGCGCCGCCGTCCGCGCGTCGATCGCGATCCCCGGGGTGTTCACGCCGGCGATGATCAACGGCCGGCTGCTGGTCGACGGCGGGCTCACCAACCCGGTGCCGATCGACCCGACGGTGGGGGTCCCCTCCGATCTCACCGTGGCGGTGTCGCTGACCGGCCCGCGCCGCCGGGTCCGCGACCAGGTCGCCCCCACCCGGGAGTCGGCCGCGCCCCAGCGCTTCGAGGAGTGGCGCAGCCGACTTCGCCGTACGGTCGCCGGGATCACCGGCCGCGAGGACCGGGAGGACCACGAGCAGGAACTGGTGCCGCAGCCGGTGCGCACCAGCTGGGGCACCGACGAGCTCCCCGCCGAGCTGACGATGCGCGACGTCACCGCCCAGTCCTTCGAGGCGATGCAGGGGGTGGTCGCGCGCTACCGGATGGCCGCGGTGCCGGCCGACGTGGTCGTGACCGTGCCGGCGGACGCCTGCCGCTCGCTGGACTTCCACCGCGCCGAGGAGCTGATCGTGCTCGGGCACCGGCGAACCCTCGACGCGCTCGATGCGGCAGGGGTCTAG